A window of the Streptomyces griseochromogenes genome harbors these coding sequences:
- a CDS encoding nitroreductase encodes MDVYEAVASRRAVRRFSGDPIPRETLERVLSAAARSPSGANLQPWHVYVLTGAPLAELKKRTAERVAEGDPGDEREYQMYPPELKSPYRERRSAAAEQRYAALGISREDRRSREAAVAANWDCFGAPAALFCYIDRDMGQAQWADLGMYLQTVMLLLRAEGLHTCPQMAWSVYCRTVADAVLPPPGLILFCGVSIGFEAPAACHDRIDRAPLAETVTFVDG; translated from the coding sequence TTGGACGTCTACGAAGCGGTTGCGAGCCGACGGGCGGTGCGCCGGTTCAGCGGGGATCCGATCCCCCGGGAAACGCTGGAACGTGTGTTGTCCGCCGCAGCCCGATCACCGTCCGGGGCGAACCTCCAGCCCTGGCACGTCTACGTGCTGACTGGCGCGCCGCTGGCGGAGCTGAAGAAACGCACCGCCGAGCGGGTGGCCGAAGGCGACCCCGGGGACGAGCGGGAGTACCAGATGTACCCGCCCGAACTGAAGTCGCCGTACCGCGAGCGCCGATCCGCCGCCGCAGAGCAGCGCTATGCCGCGCTCGGAATCTCACGCGAGGACCGGCGGTCGCGTGAGGCGGCCGTTGCCGCGAACTGGGACTGCTTCGGTGCGCCCGCGGCCTTGTTCTGCTACATCGACCGCGACATGGGACAGGCCCAATGGGCTGACCTCGGCATGTACCTGCAGACCGTCATGCTGCTGCTGCGTGCCGAGGGGCTGCACACCTGCCCTCAGATGGCGTGGTCGGTGTACTGCCGGACCGTCGCGGACGCCGTGTTGCCCCCACCGGGACTGATCCTGTTCTGCGGCGTGTCCATCGGGTTCGAGGCCC